A region of Subtercola boreus DNA encodes the following proteins:
- a CDS encoding molybdopterin-dependent oxidoreductase — translation MRRGIWAALTGIVAAATVLASAELVALFVGAESSPLFAVGSLVIDLAPPGVKELTISLFGTGDKAALLTILGVVVAVGAALAGWLEYRRRPVGTVILVVFSAIAVLAVTTRQGASGISAVPTVVGMLVGVVMLNALQTRLRRWVQREDGARARAASPVASAPLAGSGLESDLAPEAGTPALTPAPRPDGTRVIRTGPAALERRQFLTWMIVAAAASAIVGAGARVMNAGAAVVTAARNALVLPAASTPAAALPAGTDLGITNLSPVVTPAADFYRIDTALQVPQLNPDTWSLTITGMVENEIEISFADLLALPLVENYTTLTCVSNEVGGDLIGNALWLGYPIRDLLARAKPTAGADMVLSRSSDGFTAGTPLEVLQDTTRDSLLAVGMNGEPLPVEHGFPVRMVVPGLYGYVSATKWVVEMKVTTFAADMGYWTPRGWTALGPIKTSSRIDTPRQGGSLAAGTIPIAGVAWAQHTGVQGVEVQIDGGDWQQATLAEAISADTWRQWVLQWDAPSGDHTIAVRATDDGGYTQTSDQAPPAPDGSTGWHTIKVSVN, via the coding sequence ATGCGACGCGGAATCTGGGCGGCCCTCACCGGCATCGTCGCCGCGGCGACCGTTCTGGCCTCGGCCGAACTCGTCGCCCTCTTCGTCGGCGCCGAGTCGAGCCCCCTCTTCGCCGTCGGATCCCTCGTCATCGACCTGGCACCGCCCGGCGTGAAAGAGTTGACGATCTCGCTCTTCGGCACGGGCGACAAGGCTGCGCTGCTCACGATCCTCGGCGTCGTCGTCGCGGTCGGGGCCGCGCTGGCCGGCTGGCTGGAGTACCGTCGCCGACCGGTCGGTACGGTCATCCTCGTCGTATTCTCGGCGATCGCCGTGCTTGCCGTCACCACCCGGCAGGGTGCTTCGGGCATCTCCGCGGTGCCCACGGTGGTCGGGATGCTCGTGGGCGTCGTCATGCTGAACGCCCTCCAGACGCGCCTCCGACGCTGGGTGCAGCGCGAGGACGGGGCCCGCGCCCGCGCGGCGTCACCGGTCGCGTCCGCTCCTCTCGCGGGCTCCGGCCTCGAGTCCGACCTCGCGCCCGAGGCTGGCACACCCGCCCTCACCCCGGCGCCTCGCCCCGACGGAACCCGGGTCATCCGTACCGGCCCCGCTGCACTTGAACGCCGCCAGTTCCTCACCTGGATGATCGTCGCAGCAGCCGCCTCGGCCATCGTCGGCGCGGGCGCCCGCGTGATGAATGCCGGTGCCGCGGTCGTCACGGCCGCCCGGAACGCTCTCGTGCTGCCCGCGGCATCCACCCCGGCCGCCGCTCTGCCCGCCGGAACCGACCTCGGCATCACGAACCTCAGCCCCGTCGTCACTCCTGCCGCCGACTTCTACCGAATCGACACGGCACTGCAGGTGCCTCAGCTGAACCCCGACACGTGGAGCCTCACGATCACGGGCATGGTCGAGAACGAGATCGAGATCTCCTTCGCCGACCTGTTGGCCCTGCCTCTGGTCGAGAACTACACGACCCTCACCTGCGTCTCGAACGAGGTCGGCGGCGACCTGATCGGCAATGCGCTCTGGCTCGGCTACCCGATCCGCGACCTGCTTGCGCGTGCCAAGCCCACGGCCGGGGCCGACATGGTGCTCTCCCGCAGCTCCGACGGTTTCACCGCCGGCACGCCGCTCGAGGTGCTGCAGGATACGACGCGCGACTCGCTGCTGGCCGTCGGGATGAACGGCGAACCCCTTCCCGTCGAACACGGATTCCCCGTACGGATGGTCGTGCCCGGGCTCTACGGCTACGTCTCGGCGACGAAATGGGTCGTCGAGATGAAGGTCACCACCTTCGCCGCCGACATGGGTTACTGGACTCCGCGCGGCTGGACCGCCCTCGGCCCGATCAAGACCTCCTCCCGCATCGACACCCCGCGGCAGGGTGGCAGCCTCGCGGCCGGCACGATCCCGATCGCCGGCGTCGCGTGGGCCCAGCACACGGGCGTCCAGGGCGTCGAAGTCCAGATCGACGGCGGCGACTGGCAGCAGGCCACCCTCGCCGAGGCGATCTCGGCCGACACCTGGCGCCAGTGGGTGCTGCAGTGGGATGCGCCCTCCGGCGACCACACCATCGCCGTGCGCGCCACAGACGACGGCGGCTACACCCAGACCTCAGACCAAGCCCCGCCCGCCCCCGACGGTTCGACGGGCTGGCACACCATCAAGGTGAGCGTGAACTGA
- a CDS encoding YhgE/Pip domain-containing protein: MKIVTLVTTEFRRLTATGLARLALVALMLVPVLYAGLYLWANSDPYGNIKNIPVALVVEDTGSTLDGTAVNYGTQVHDQLVKDNGVKWIDATAAEAAPGVRNGEYDFVLTLGPDFSNLLTSAGTSTPQQAVVQLTTNDTNSFLASSIAATVAEKVRLSISEQVGEAAALQFLNGFATIHDNLETGIDGANQLVDGTATAQSGAASLASGAATANTGAASLATGAATAATGAATLSDGASQTATGAATLADGASQLATGASTLSDGAAASAGGASTLAAGAAQTNDGAQKLSSGLAALSDGVAGLPDDTARLNAGAQQVADGNAKLAAAANTVAAATQDAADQVPVVRSEIIAQLKSAGLTDAQIDDVIAQLDKVGTAITDGNGQVQQLDDQVSQLSDGAAQVAAGTAQLADAAPGLADGAASASAGAATLAGGTAQVSAGAASLASGTQQVADGASTLAAKSAQLSDGASALASGATQVSAGAASLASGTQQVADGASTLAGGTQQLADGATTLSTGVGQLNAGATQLRDGLVSGADQIPSYSPDQRQTAAATIATPARVDTDTVTKATTYGAGMAPFFISLAAWIGIYALFLIIKPLSRRALTAIRAPLRVTAAGWLAPALLGAVQMAAVYFVVTVLLGFTVANPALMLLFMVFTSITFVAIIGALNIWLGSVGQFLGLVLMVLQLVTAGGTFPWQTLPAPLAALHHALPMSYAVDGIRQLMYGGDLSLALNDVGVLAIWLLGALAFSMFLARQKTAGRTLRDLRPSLIG; encoded by the coding sequence ATGAAGATCGTCACGCTTGTCACCACCGAGTTCCGGCGGCTCACCGCGACCGGGCTGGCACGGCTGGCGCTCGTCGCGCTGATGCTCGTTCCGGTGCTCTACGCCGGCCTCTACCTCTGGGCGAACAGCGACCCCTACGGGAACATCAAGAACATCCCGGTGGCGCTGGTCGTCGAGGACACCGGATCCACCCTCGACGGCACGGCCGTGAATTACGGCACGCAGGTGCACGATCAGTTGGTGAAGGACAACGGCGTCAAATGGATCGACGCGACCGCCGCCGAGGCGGCACCCGGTGTCAGGAACGGCGAGTACGACTTCGTTCTGACCCTCGGGCCCGACTTCTCGAACCTGCTGACGTCGGCCGGGACATCCACTCCCCAACAGGCCGTCGTGCAGCTGACGACGAACGACACGAACAGCTTCCTGGCCTCCTCGATCGCCGCGACGGTGGCCGAGAAGGTGCGGCTGAGCATCAGCGAGCAGGTGGGTGAGGCTGCGGCGCTGCAGTTCCTGAACGGGTTCGCGACCATCCACGACAATCTGGAGACGGGGATCGACGGGGCGAACCAGCTCGTCGACGGCACGGCTACGGCCCAGAGCGGGGCCGCGTCGCTGGCCTCCGGAGCCGCCACGGCGAACACCGGTGCCGCGAGCCTCGCGACCGGCGCGGCAACGGCCGCGACGGGAGCCGCCACGCTGTCGGACGGAGCCTCCCAGACGGCGACGGGCGCCGCCACGCTCGCCGACGGGGCATCGCAACTGGCGACCGGAGCCTCCACCCTCTCCGATGGCGCTGCCGCCAGCGCCGGCGGTGCCTCCACGTTGGCGGCGGGCGCAGCCCAAACGAACGACGGCGCCCAGAAGCTCAGTTCCGGGCTCGCCGCACTGAGTGACGGTGTCGCCGGCCTGCCGGACGACACGGCCCGCCTCAACGCCGGCGCACAGCAGGTCGCCGACGGCAACGCGAAGCTCGCCGCTGCAGCGAACACGGTGGCCGCGGCGACTCAGGATGCCGCCGACCAGGTTCCCGTCGTGCGGAGCGAGATCATCGCCCAACTGAAGAGCGCGGGGCTCACCGACGCGCAGATCGACGACGTGATCGCCCAGCTCGACAAGGTGGGAACGGCGATCACCGACGGCAACGGACAGGTGCAGCAACTCGACGACCAGGTCTCCCAGCTGTCGGACGGCGCCGCCCAGGTCGCGGCCGGAACCGCACAGCTCGCCGACGCGGCACCCGGTCTCGCCGACGGGGCAGCGAGCGCCTCGGCCGGTGCGGCAACCCTGGCGGGAGGAACTGCGCAGGTCTCTGCGGGAGCGGCTTCGCTCGCCTCGGGCACCCAACAGGTCGCCGACGGCGCATCCACCCTCGCAGCGAAGTCGGCCCAGCTCTCAGACGGCGCATCCGCGCTCGCCAGTGGCGCGACGCAGGTCTCTGCGGGAGCCGCCTCGCTCGCCTCGGGCACCCAACAGGTCGCCGACGGCGCATCCACCCTCGCCGGCGGAACGCAGCAACTCGCCGACGGCGCCACCACCCTTTCGACGGGTGTCGGGCAGCTGAATGCGGGAGCGACGCAGCTGCGCGACGGACTGGTGTCGGGAGCCGACCAGATTCCCAGCTACAGCCCCGATCAGCGACAGACGGCCGCTGCCACCATTGCGACGCCCGCCCGCGTCGATACCGACACGGTGACCAAAGCGACGACGTACGGGGCCGGAATGGCGCCCTTCTTCATCAGCCTGGCGGCCTGGATCGGGATCTACGCCCTGTTCCTCATCATCAAACCGCTGTCCCGTCGCGCGCTGACGGCCATCAGGGCGCCGCTCCGGGTGACGGCGGCGGGCTGGCTCGCGCCGGCGCTTCTCGGGGCAGTGCAGATGGCGGCGGTGTACTTCGTGGTGACCGTGCTGCTCGGGTTCACTGTGGCGAACCCCGCGCTGATGCTGCTCTTCATGGTCTTCACGTCGATCACGTTCGTGGCGATCATCGGGGCGCTGAACATCTGGCTGGGGAGCGTCGGACAGTTCCTCGGGCTGGTGCTGATGGTGCTGCAGCTGGTCACGGCGGGCGGCACGTTCCCCTGGCAGACGCTGCCCGCGCCGTTGGCGGCGCTGCACCACGCGCTGCCGATGAGCTACGCGGTGGACGGCATCCGGCAGCTGATGTACGGCGGTGACCTGTCACTCGCGCTGAACGACGTGGGCGTGCTGGCCATCTGGCTGCTGGGGGCGTTGGCCTTCTCGATGTTCCTGGCGCGTCAGAAGACCGCGGGGCGAACGCTCCGCGACCTGCGGCCGTCGCTGATCGGCTGA
- a CDS encoding TetR/AcrR family transcriptional regulator has translation MKTSNPDARADAPQGSRAPRRDAATNRAAILDSARLLLNIDPDASLEAIAAGAGLSRRAIYGHFATRDELLAEVQTRGGERVTRALATVDNPDSRVAIALIGARLWSEVEDVRVMAQLAVRGPHRELIASTLGPVRRRLVRIVERGIAAGELRPDVAPATLARLVEAAALAVLDEAIRGNLSNREGHRLVMLSGLGAAGLSWSEATELIGEHAELRFRDAAQTDAAHRPVEEKTA, from the coding sequence GTGAAGACTTCGAATCCGGATGCCCGCGCTGACGCGCCCCAGGGCTCACGTGCGCCGCGGCGGGATGCCGCAACCAACCGCGCGGCGATCCTCGACTCGGCACGTCTGCTGCTGAACATCGACCCCGATGCGTCACTGGAGGCGATCGCGGCCGGTGCCGGCCTGTCCCGCCGCGCGATCTACGGCCACTTCGCGACCCGCGACGAACTCCTCGCCGAGGTGCAGACCCGCGGCGGGGAACGCGTCACGCGAGCACTCGCGACGGTCGACAACCCGGACTCGCGCGTCGCGATCGCCCTCATCGGCGCGCGCCTGTGGTCGGAGGTCGAAGACGTGCGCGTGATGGCCCAGCTCGCCGTTCGCGGACCGCACCGCGAACTGATCGCCAGCACACTCGGCCCTGTGCGCCGCCGGCTGGTGCGGATCGTGGAACGCGGAATCGCCGCCGGGGAGCTCCGTCCGGACGTCGCCCCGGCGACACTGGCCCGGCTCGTCGAAGCGGCCGCACTCGCGGTGCTCGACGAGGCGATCCGCGGGAACCTGTCCAATCGCGAGGGGCACCGGCTCGTGATGCTGTCCGGCCTCGGCGCGGCAGGACTCTCCTGGAGCGAAGCCACGGAGCTCATCGGTGAGCACGCCGAACTGCGGTTCCGCGACGCCGCGCAAACAGATGCCGCCCATCGCCCCGTGGAGGAGAAGACAGCGTGA
- a CDS encoding DUF3151 domain-containing protein — protein sequence MTGENLLGVPPTLLNPDGVGEALAANPEVSPGGAELESLARQHPTSSLVWALLSDRAFEAGEILPSYAYARVGYHRGLDALRKGGWRGQGPVPWSHEPNRGVLRSLYALRRAAEAIGEADEVVRLTEFLNGADRTAAAAIEAAHTPATSTPATSTPAASERL from the coding sequence GTGACCGGTGAAAATCTCTTGGGAGTGCCCCCGACCCTGCTGAACCCCGACGGAGTGGGGGAGGCGCTCGCCGCGAACCCCGAGGTCTCACCGGGGGGCGCGGAGCTCGAGTCGCTCGCGCGGCAGCACCCCACCTCGTCGCTGGTCTGGGCGCTGCTCTCCGACCGCGCGTTCGAGGCCGGCGAGATCCTGCCGTCGTACGCCTACGCCCGGGTCGGCTACCACCGCGGCCTCGACGCCCTCCGGAAGGGCGGCTGGCGCGGGCAGGGCCCCGTGCCGTGGTCGCACGAACCGAACCGCGGTGTGCTCCGCTCGCTCTACGCGCTCCGCCGCGCGGCCGAGGCGATCGGCGAGGCCGACGAGGTCGTGCGCCTCACCGAGTTCCTGAACGGTGCGGACCGCACCGCCGCAGCCGCGATCGAAGCCGCGCACACGCCCGCAACGTCCACCCCTGCAACCTCCACCCCCGCAGCATCCGAAAGGCTCTGA
- a CDS encoding adenylosuccinate synthase: MPAIVLIGAQWGDEGKGKATDLLGTRVDYVVKFNGGNNAGHTVVIGNQKYALHLLPSGILTPNVTPVITNGVVVDIEVLFHELEALVSRGVDVSRLLISANAHVITAYHRTLDKVTERFLGKRQIGTTGRGIGPAYADKINRLGIRMQDIFDENILRQKVEGALDQKNHLLVKVYNRRAIEVDDIVENLLSYAERLRPMVVDTSLVLNQALDAGKTVLFEGGQATMLDVDHGTYPFVTSSNATSGGAATGSGVAPNRIERVIGIVKAYTTRVGAGPFPTELFDESGEFLRANGFEFGTTTGRPRRCGWYDAPIARYSARINGVTDFVLTKLDVLTGLEKIPVCVAYDVDGVRVDEVPVSQSDFHHAVPIYEEFEGWSEDITGARTFEDLPDAAQRYVLAIEAMSGSRISAIGVGPGREEIVVRHDLLGL; the protein is encoded by the coding sequence GTGCCCGCAATCGTTCTGATCGGCGCCCAGTGGGGCGACGAAGGCAAAGGTAAGGCCACCGACCTCCTCGGCACGCGTGTCGACTACGTCGTCAAGTTCAACGGCGGCAACAACGCCGGCCACACCGTTGTCATCGGCAACCAGAAGTACGCCCTGCACCTGTTGCCGTCGGGCATCCTGACCCCGAACGTGACGCCGGTGATCACCAACGGTGTCGTCGTCGACATCGAGGTGCTCTTCCACGAGCTCGAGGCCCTGGTCTCCCGGGGAGTGGATGTCTCGCGCCTCCTGATCAGCGCGAACGCCCACGTCATCACCGCCTATCACCGCACGCTCGACAAGGTCACCGAGCGTTTCCTCGGCAAACGCCAGATCGGCACCACCGGTCGCGGCATCGGCCCGGCCTATGCCGACAAGATCAACCGCCTCGGCATCCGCATGCAGGACATCTTCGACGAGAACATCCTCCGCCAGAAGGTCGAAGGCGCGCTCGACCAGAAGAACCACCTGCTCGTGAAGGTCTACAACCGCCGCGCGATCGAGGTCGACGACATCGTCGAGAACCTCCTCTCCTACGCCGAGCGCCTCCGCCCGATGGTCGTCGACACCTCCCTCGTGCTGAACCAGGCCCTCGACGCCGGCAAGACGGTGCTCTTCGAGGGCGGCCAGGCCACGATGCTCGACGTCGACCACGGCACCTACCCGTTCGTCACGTCGTCGAATGCGACATCCGGAGGCGCGGCGACCGGATCGGGTGTCGCCCCCAACCGCATCGAACGCGTGATCGGCATCGTGAAGGCGTACACGACCCGCGTCGGCGCCGGCCCCTTCCCGACCGAGCTCTTCGACGAGTCGGGCGAGTTCCTGCGAGCGAACGGTTTCGAGTTCGGCACCACCACGGGCCGCCCGCGCCGCTGCGGCTGGTACGACGCGCCCATCGCGCGCTACTCGGCCCGCATCAACGGCGTCACCGACTTCGTGCTCACGAAACTGGATGTCCTGACCGGCCTCGAGAAGATCCCGGTCTGCGTCGCGTACGACGTCGACGGCGTTCGCGTCGACGAGGTTCCCGTCTCGCAGAGCGACTTCCACCACGCCGTCCCCATCTACGAGGAGTTCGAGGGCTGGAGCGAGGACATCACCGGTGCCCGCACCTTCGAAGACCTCCCGGATGCGGCCCAGCGCTACGTGCTCGCGATCGAAGCGATGAGCGGCTCCCGCATCTCCGCGATCGGCGTCGGCCCCGGCCGCGAGGAGATCGTCGTCCGTCACGACCTGCTCGGGCTGTAG
- a CDS encoding DUF2945 domain-containing protein produces MSELKKGDEVTWQSHGSTAEGKVEKKITSDTHAAKRTVKASKDDPQYLVKSDKSGGEAVHKPDALKKKPTK; encoded by the coding sequence ATGAGCGAACTGAAGAAGGGTGACGAGGTCACCTGGCAGTCCCACGGGTCGACGGCCGAAGGCAAAGTCGAGAAGAAGATCACGTCGGACACGCACGCGGCCAAGCGCACGGTGAAGGCGTCGAAGGATGACCCCCAGTACTTGGTCAAGAGCGACAAGTCGGGCGGCGAGGCCGTGCACAAGCCCGACGCGCTGAAGAAGAAGCCGACGAAATAG
- a CDS encoding carboxypeptidase regulatory-like domain-containing protein, translated as MASTAIFVVIAVVGGVFMGAAPAEASNLGTLTGTVRDGSSTGAPLAGVTVGVGRDSSRVATATTGSDGSYRITGLAADDDYYVVFTAATPFIGGQIYPPAIVAGGVTVADYVMLRYASLVGTVVSAGPNPVPISGAHVIAFGTASPVSDSAGTLRLNNFSPGRLTEFTVSASGYNPTVVRKTFSSGETWTTTISLTRLSIVTGTVTAEDTGLPLADVAITVPTAYYPYPVARTDAAGRYTLAGVPAGTQTVQAEDTTGNYVTKSRAAQFVGGDSRVMDFTLTAEPKGRIAGLVTEAGATPAPLRNVAALLYRAGITPPSSTVVAQAVSDSTGAYSIGRVPAGDYVVHYVYYDDDCDSESCPDNRHLDEWYDNAFIRKESTIIHVAEGQSVTGIDAALDATRSLPTVAGTVALGGSPATAAGTLVEFVTPGGTVTNSTTTLSDGTYSAAKVRTGTYAVRFTNPDYASGSTTVTVTSSVTGLNASLARLPTFTESPTPTISGSARVGQTLTAKTGSWSPVPAAFMYQWMRGGVKISGATGKTYAPVVADVGQTLSVAVTATKPELSSLTKRSASTPAVTRELTATPTPTITGAAVVGSTLTVAPGSWEPAPVTFTYKWKSNGAVVYGATSSTFTVRPADAGHTITVDVTGSKPGFVSVMRASAPTAAVLSTFATSANPTISGTVAVDLVLTAKTGTWSPSPTSFSFVWLRNGSPISGATTSSYRLTAADSGARISVTVKAAKPGYLSVSRTSAPSSVVLLRLTSTPTPTVVGSARLGSTLYAGTKAWAPAPVALLFQWMRSGVAISGATGTQYTLTAADVGKSITVSVTGTRASYLQATRTSAATPGVTSRPASD; from the coding sequence TTGGCCAGCACCGCGATCTTCGTCGTCATCGCCGTGGTCGGCGGAGTATTCATGGGTGCAGCGCCCGCAGAGGCCAGCAACCTGGGTACGCTGACGGGCACGGTGCGGGACGGCAGTTCGACGGGTGCGCCCCTTGCCGGCGTGACGGTGGGTGTCGGTCGCGACAGCAGTCGCGTGGCCACGGCCACAACGGGAAGCGACGGCAGCTACCGGATCACCGGCCTGGCGGCGGATGACGACTACTATGTGGTCTTCACCGCGGCGACACCGTTCATCGGGGGCCAGATCTACCCTCCTGCCATCGTTGCCGGTGGAGTGACGGTCGCTGACTACGTCATGCTGCGTTACGCATCTCTCGTCGGCACCGTCGTCAGCGCAGGGCCCAATCCGGTGCCGATCTCGGGTGCCCATGTGATCGCGTTCGGAACCGCCAGCCCGGTCAGCGATTCCGCAGGCACCCTGCGGCTGAACAACTTCTCTCCCGGGCGACTCACTGAGTTCACGGTCTCGGCGTCCGGTTACAACCCCACCGTCGTGCGGAAGACCTTCTCGTCGGGAGAGACCTGGACGACCACGATCTCGCTGACCAGACTCTCGATCGTCACGGGAACCGTCACCGCTGAAGACACGGGTCTCCCGCTGGCCGATGTGGCCATCACCGTGCCCACCGCGTACTACCCGTATCCGGTCGCGCGTACTGATGCGGCAGGCCGATACACGCTGGCCGGTGTTCCGGCAGGCACCCAGACCGTCCAGGCGGAAGACACCACGGGGAACTACGTCACGAAGTCGAGGGCCGCGCAGTTCGTCGGTGGAGACAGCCGGGTGATGGATTTCACCCTGACAGCCGAGCCGAAGGGCCGGATAGCCGGCCTCGTCACTGAGGCGGGTGCGACGCCCGCCCCGCTCCGCAATGTCGCCGCACTGCTCTACAGGGCGGGTATCACACCCCCATCGTCGACTGTGGTCGCACAGGCCGTCTCCGACTCGACAGGGGCGTACTCGATCGGTCGGGTTCCGGCCGGCGACTACGTCGTGCACTACGTCTACTACGACGACGACTGCGACTCTGAGTCCTGCCCGGACAACCGGCATCTCGACGAGTGGTACGACAACGCGTTCATCCGAAAGGAGAGCACGATCATCCATGTGGCTGAGGGCCAGTCCGTGACAGGCATCGACGCGGCGCTCGACGCGACCCGCAGCCTGCCGACGGTCGCTGGCACGGTCGCGCTCGGCGGTTCGCCTGCGACCGCGGCGGGCACGCTCGTCGAATTCGTCACCCCCGGTGGCACGGTGACGAATTCGACCACGACGCTGTCCGACGGCACCTACTCCGCGGCCAAGGTTCGCACCGGCACCTACGCCGTGCGATTCACCAACCCCGACTACGCATCAGGATCGACGACCGTGACGGTGACGAGCTCGGTGACGGGGCTGAACGCGAGCCTGGCCCGACTGCCCACCTTCACCGAGTCGCCAACGCCGACCATCTCGGGGTCCGCCCGGGTGGGGCAGACCCTGACCGCCAAGACCGGCAGCTGGAGTCCGGTGCCCGCAGCGTTCATGTACCAGTGGATGCGCGGCGGTGTGAAAATCTCCGGGGCGACAGGCAAGACGTATGCACCGGTGGTTGCTGATGTCGGCCAGACACTCAGCGTCGCTGTCACCGCGACGAAACCCGAGCTGTCGTCGCTGACCAAGCGGTCGGCATCCACGCCGGCCGTCACCCGGGAGCTGACTGCGACACCCACGCCCACGATCACGGGGGCGGCGGTCGTCGGATCCACACTCACTGTCGCGCCGGGCTCCTGGGAGCCGGCACCTGTGACGTTCACCTACAAGTGGAAGAGCAATGGGGCCGTCGTCTACGGTGCTACGTCCTCCACGTTCACGGTGCGCCCGGCGGATGCCGGCCACACGATCACCGTGGATGTGACCGGCTCTAAGCCGGGTTTCGTCTCGGTGATGCGCGCGTCGGCGCCGACCGCGGCAGTGCTCTCCACTTTCGCGACAAGCGCGAACCCGACGATCAGCGGGACCGTAGCCGTCGATCTCGTCCTGACAGCGAAGACCGGAACCTGGTCCCCGTCGCCCACTTCGTTCAGTTTCGTCTGGTTGCGCAACGGCAGCCCGATCTCCGGGGCCACGACATCCAGCTACCGGCTCACAGCGGCAGACTCGGGTGCCCGGATCTCCGTCACGGTGAAAGCAGCCAAGCCCGGTTATCTGAGCGTCTCGCGAACGTCGGCCCCATCATCCGTTGTGCTGCTGCGGCTCACCTCGACACCGACGCCCACCGTCGTCGGCAGCGCCCGGCTCGGGTCGACGCTCTACGCAGGCACCAAGGCATGGGCGCCGGCACCCGTCGCGCTGCTGTTCCAGTGGATGCGGTCGGGAGTGGCGATCTCCGGCGCGACAGGAACGCAGTACACGCTGACGGCAGCAGATGTCGGAAAGTCCATCACCGTCTCGGTGACCGGAACCCGGGCGAGCTACCTCCAGGCGACGCGCACGTCTGCGGCGACCCCGGGGGTCACGAGCAGGCCGGCATCGGACTGA
- a CDS encoding linear amide C-N hydrolase has protein sequence MCTRIFWNDNPIAKTVARCMDWEVSDEPDLWFVPRGLTRGGHDDDALSWTSKYSSVVLSMWRLGTSDGLNEKGLAVHGLYLDPVDVGEWPVDGRASVPNSLWVQYVLDTFATVAEAVAAVGDIRITAPELRGQRLGVHLALEDASGDSAIFEPQGDRIVVHHGREYTVMANSPVMDAQLANLARYAPFGGTLAPPGNITSLDRFARASYFRHYLPEPENVLQAVAGVFQLIQNVAVPYGAPYNDGGVYPTWWEAGADLTNGVYYFVSTRSPSMFWVSLADLADGTEVLRLDPRDESLVGASESRFERAELPY, from the coding sequence ATGTGCACCCGCATCTTCTGGAACGACAATCCGATCGCCAAGACGGTCGCCCGTTGCATGGACTGGGAGGTCAGCGATGAGCCCGACCTGTGGTTCGTGCCGCGCGGCCTCACCCGCGGCGGGCACGACGACGACGCCCTCAGCTGGACCTCGAAGTACTCGAGCGTGGTGCTCAGCATGTGGAGGCTCGGCACGTCGGACGGGTTGAACGAGAAGGGTCTCGCCGTGCACGGTCTCTACCTCGACCCCGTCGATGTGGGGGAGTGGCCCGTCGATGGGCGGGCATCCGTACCGAACTCGCTCTGGGTGCAGTACGTGCTCGACACCTTCGCGACCGTGGCAGAAGCGGTCGCCGCGGTCGGCGACATCCGGATCACGGCACCCGAACTCCGCGGGCAGCGGCTCGGCGTGCACCTCGCTCTCGAAGACGCGTCGGGCGACTCCGCCATCTTCGAGCCGCAGGGCGACCGCATCGTCGTGCACCACGGTCGCGAGTACACGGTGATGGCGAACTCGCCGGTGATGGATGCCCAACTCGCCAATCTCGCCCGCTACGCGCCCTTCGGCGGCACCCTCGCGCCTCCCGGGAACATCACCTCGCTCGACAGGTTCGCGAGGGCGAGCTACTTCCGCCACTACCTGCCCGAGCCCGAGAACGTGCTGCAGGCTGTCGCCGGCGTGTTCCAGCTGATCCAGAACGTTGCTGTGCCCTACGGCGCGCCGTACAACGACGGCGGCGTCTACCCGACGTGGTGGGAGGCCGGCGCCGACCTGACGAACGGCGTCTACTACTTCGTGTCCACCCGCAGCCCGAGCATGTTCTGGGTGAGCCTCGCCGATCTCGCCGACGGCACGGAGGTGTTGCGCCTCGACCCGCGCGACGAATCTCTCGTCGGCGCCTCGGAGTCGCGCTTCGAACGGGCAGAACTGCCCTACTGA